In Liquorilactobacillus hordei DSM 19519, the following proteins share a genomic window:
- a CDS encoding glycoside hydrolase family 3 N-terminal domain-containing protein, with protein MRKIFLFLVSIFIFGGINFSTVVYAKNVHRINNQQLKEVISKMTLSQKIAQMYIITTKGTQSESAIAIKQYQPGGIILFGNDFKNQTKQNFIANMQNYKNQANLSLIIGTDQEGGTVSRLSSNPSLTNNKTFASPQQLYQAGGRKGVVKAAGDTAKILNSLQINLNFAPVADVSTDPNSFIYERSLGLDYKQTAHIIKEEVAQIQKNKVAASLKHFPGYGTAGDTHTGFATTTRTLTNFENSDFLPFKAGIKAGAQTVLVSHIFVTSIDSEYPASLSPKIHQLLRKKLKFKKVIITDDLSMGAITKFAADKHISPDLLAVEAGNDMLLSNNIVDGTSSIVQAVKNKQIKESQINKSVYRILKLKRDLGILNQKSIKNQQRN; from the coding sequence ATGAGAAAGATATTTTTATTTTTAGTATCAATTTTTATTTTTGGGGGTATAAACTTTTCTACTGTAGTTTATGCAAAAAACGTTCACAGAATCAATAATCAACAACTAAAAGAAGTTATTAGTAAAATGACGCTCTCACAAAAAATTGCACAAATGTATATTATAACTACAAAAGGCACTCAATCAGAATCAGCTATAGCTATTAAACAATATCAACCGGGAGGCATAATTTTATTTGGAAATGATTTTAAAAATCAAACAAAGCAAAACTTCATTGCTAACATGCAAAACTATAAAAATCAGGCAAATTTATCCTTAATAATTGGTACAGATCAAGAAGGAGGGACAGTTTCACGGTTATCATCAAATCCTTCTTTGACTAATAACAAAACTTTTGCTTCACCACAACAACTTTATCAAGCAGGCGGTAGAAAAGGTGTAGTCAAAGCTGCTGGAGATACGGCAAAAATTTTGAATTCTTTACAAATTAATCTTAACTTTGCACCCGTAGCTGATGTTTCAACTGACCCAAATAGTTTTATTTATGAAAGATCTTTGGGGCTAGATTATAAACAAACAGCGCACATTATTAAAGAGGAAGTTGCACAAATTCAAAAAAATAAAGTTGCAGCTAGTTTAAAACATTTTCCTGGATATGGTACAGCTGGGGATACTCATACAGGATTTGCAACAACAACTCGCACACTTACCAATTTTGAGAATAGTGATTTTTTACCGTTTAAAGCTGGTATTAAGGCAGGAGCACAAACTGTTTTAGTTTCACATATTTTTGTTACTTCGATTGATTCTGAATATCCAGCTTCATTGTCACCGAAAATCCATCAACTTTTACGAAAGAAATTAAAATTTAAAAAAGTAATTATAACTGATGATTTGAGTATGGGAGCAATTACTAAATTTGCGGCTGACAAACATATTTCACCTGACTTACTCGCAGTAGAAGCTGGAAACGATATGTTACTCAGCAATAATATTGTTGATGGTACTTCAAGTATTGTACAAGCTGTCAAAAATAAGCAAATTAAAGAGAGCCAAATTAATAAATCTGTTTATCGTATTTTAAAATTAAAGAGGGACTTAGGAATTTTAAACCAAAAAAGTATTAAGAATCAGCAAAGAAATTAA
- a CDS encoding zinc ribbon domain-containing protein yields the protein MKLCSNCHSEMEDSTKFCTNCGAKMIIEGDQKEATTASQSPETSDSSKNRGNSSIDTQALQNALQGYWGWLLASWKKPFEAQKTTKYAGLLTLFLESLFFTLGIGHWVQKATSAATNTANNILGAFSNTSSSYNNSYSIGIGFYLTIILTIWLAAVAMIGVAFLIHHAVGKNLGEEKFIDYLNKLSHYSSSILLLTILFFLISLSGISTVSMLVIILIITLISTIWEIAIICGVVELKEANQLDRIYGATITVAICIVIELIALSIVMSQLGDTLGSFFTSLLNGGGL from the coding sequence ATGAAACTTTGTTCAAATTGTCATTCAGAAATGGAAGACAGTACTAAATTTTGTACCAATTGTGGTGCAAAAATGATTATCGAAGGGGACCAAAAAGAAGCAACTACAGCTTCTCAATCTCCAGAAACTAGTGATAGTTCAAAAAACAGGGGAAACTCCTCAATAGACACACAGGCTTTACAAAATGCGCTTCAAGGTTATTGGGGTTGGTTACTTGCATCATGGAAAAAACCTTTTGAGGCACAAAAAACTACTAAATATGCAGGTTTGTTAACTCTATTTTTAGAAAGTTTATTTTTTACTTTAGGTATTGGACATTGGGTTCAAAAGGCAACTTCAGCGGCAACAAATACAGCTAACAACATATTAGGAGCATTTTCAAATACTTCATCTAGTTATAATAATTCATATTCAATTGGTATTGGGTTTTATCTTACTATTATCCTAACAATTTGGCTTGCAGCTGTAGCTATGATTGGGGTTGCATTTTTAATTCATCATGCAGTCGGTAAAAATTTAGGTGAAGAAAAATTCATTGATTATCTAAATAAATTGTCCCATTATAGTAGTTCAATTCTTTTGTTAACAATACTTTTTTTCTTAATCTCTTTATCTGGAATAAGTACTGTTTCAATGTTAGTCATCATTCTAATAATAACTTTGATTTCTACTATTTGGGAAATAGCTATTATTTGTGGGGTTGTTGAACTTAAAGAAGCAAATCAACTGGATCGGATTTATGGAGCAACAATTACAGTTGCAATCTGTATTGTGATTGAATTAATTGCTCTTTCAATAGTTATGTCTCAATTAGGAGATACACTTGGTTCGTTCTTTACTTCATTACTTAACGGGGGAGGTTTGTAA
- a CDS encoding zinc ribbon domain-containing protein translates to MASEIFCPECGSKIKAGLAFCPNCGHKLSQINASTKKDDSTTTESSLQRSGNATAVQQPKKPLDKRLIGAFFVIIVIIVGGYFGLKDYYQPQKQFNRIITAMGNPDKSLAKYIKTNDPTLQNKISDKNLKPIQKYFEKNKQALAELKTTLQQGSTYNNTYSIEQSGKAWLFFPRYKVNVAAAYVTLSTNHSGVTFYQDGKKLTTTTNANYSKKVGPVFPGLYTFKSGGTISGKKLVNTSSSTLVSGSQNLSLNLRIATFTISGSKGSTVYLNNKKVGVLNNSGKLKFKDYPISNNLSAYLTLKVSGKTVKSKTVNVSNKLAYGYQTISPSFEGVVSKSDAEELLGNAFSGTEYGTEDSATAELFVGQESNSSYNDLLKFFDSFKTNDNIETYNSEISKINSVTPSGKNKAIVSYSVKYTFTTSGDSGDSTKVQQFTYPNAEIVKQNGEYKIQTIGVTQSADWEKDYSD, encoded by the coding sequence ATGGCCTCAGAAATATTTTGTCCGGAATGTGGTAGTAAAATTAAGGCGGGTCTTGCTTTTTGCCCAAATTGTGGTCATAAATTGAGTCAAATAAATGCTTCTACAAAAAAAGATGACTCTACCACCACAGAATCTTCTTTGCAACGTAGTGGGAATGCTACTGCGGTGCAACAGCCTAAAAAACCGCTTGATAAGCGCTTAATTGGTGCTTTTTTCGTTATTATTGTAATAATAGTTGGGGGTTATTTTGGATTAAAAGATTATTACCAACCACAAAAACAGTTCAATCGAATAATTACAGCAATGGGAAATCCTGATAAGAGCTTGGCTAAATATATAAAAACCAATGATCCAACTTTACAGAATAAGATTTCTGATAAGAATCTAAAACCAATTCAAAAATATTTTGAAAAAAACAAACAAGCATTGGCCGAGTTAAAAACAACTCTTCAGCAAGGCTCAACATATAACAATACCTACTCAATTGAACAAAGTGGAAAGGCTTGGCTCTTCTTTCCTCGCTATAAGGTCAATGTTGCCGCAGCTTATGTAACGCTTTCGACTAATCATTCTGGAGTCACTTTTTATCAAGATGGTAAGAAATTGACAACAACTACAAATGCAAATTATAGCAAAAAAGTTGGACCAGTATTCCCTGGGTTGTACACTTTTAAATCTGGAGGAACAATATCTGGAAAAAAACTTGTTAATACTTCGAGTAGCACACTGGTTTCAGGATCACAGAATTTGTCTTTGAATTTAAGAATTGCAACTTTCACAATTAGTGGTAGCAAAGGTTCAACTGTCTACCTGAACAATAAAAAAGTTGGTGTATTAAATAATAGCGGAAAGCTCAAGTTTAAAGATTACCCAATTAGTAACAATTTAAGTGCATATCTTACACTTAAAGTTTCTGGTAAGACTGTTAAATCCAAAACAGTCAACGTCAGCAATAAATTAGCCTATGGCTATCAAACTATTTCACCGTCATTTGAAGGTGTTGTTTCTAAAAGTGATGCGGAAGAACTGTTGGGAAATGCTTTTTCTGGTACAGAATACGGAACAGAGGATTCAGCAACAGCGGAACTTTTTGTTGGTCAAGAGAGTAATTCAAGTTACAACGATTTATTGAAATTCTTTGATTCTTTCAAAACGAATGATAATATTGAAACCTATAACTCAGAAATTTCAAAAATTAATTCAGTGACTCCATCAGGGAAGAACAAGGCTATTGTTTCTTATTCAGTAAAATATACCTTTACTACTAGTGGAGATTCAGGGGATTCAACCAAAGTTCAGCAATTCACCTATCCTAATGCAGAAATTGTTAAACAAAATGGTGAATATAAAATTCAAACAATTGGTGTCACTCAATCAGCTGATTGGGAAAAGGATTACTCTGACTAG
- a CDS encoding ATP-binding cassette domain-containing protein: MDNEWIEISNAYQNNLKNISVKVPKHQLTVFTGVSGSGKSTLVFDTLVAQSRRELNDTFSSYIQHMLPKYGRPEVNDIINLPIAIPIEQRKMSGNIRSTVGTYTEIYTFLRLLFSRIGKPFVGYSDVFSFNHPQGKCEVCDGLGFTKEINLHYLVDFNQSLNEDPINFPTFGNGAWRWKRYAYSGLFDLNKKIKDYSPEELNLFLYVPQQKLTSPPEKWPKTALYEGLLPRIKRSIINTSEGKRHKKQLENFVVTEVCSACNGSRLNEKSLSCKIEKQSISDLVSMPIDELILFIKSINSTLVEDVIAQIIKRLEALITIGLGYLNLARSTDTLSGGEAQRIRIAKHITSSLNDVMYVLDEPSSGLHPKDIERIYNCLNILKKQGNTIILVEHNPLLIEKADYIIDVGPGPGEAGGQIQFAGTYDDFKHADTITSSALREKQNEQIEPQTFNNWFSVQNQNMNTLTNISVKFPLNSLTVLCGVAGSGKTSLAKIIRLELEKENVDVINISQKNIGISLRSTPMTYLDIFNDIRKLFAKANKVSAALFSYNSKGACPNCNGKGVIVNDMYFMDDVVSECELCHGTRYASEILQYKYNKKTIVDVLSMTVSQALSFFDGEPKISVGLQAIYDVGLGYLKLNQSLKTLSGGELQRIKLSSFLQKKGSVYMIDEPTNGLHLRDIDRLLQLFAKLIENGNTVVIIEHSLKVIRRADWLIEMGPEGGKNGGKVMFSGTYKELKNSKDSITRPYL; the protein is encoded by the coding sequence GTGGACAACGAATGGATTGAAATTTCAAATGCATATCAAAATAATTTAAAAAATATTTCTGTTAAGGTGCCAAAACATCAATTAACAGTGTTTACAGGTGTTTCGGGTTCTGGTAAATCGACTTTGGTTTTTGACACGTTAGTCGCACAATCAAGACGCGAATTAAATGACACATTTTCAAGTTACATCCAGCATATGTTGCCTAAATATGGGAGACCAGAAGTTAACGATATTATCAATCTTCCGATAGCCATTCCAATTGAACAAAGAAAAATGTCTGGCAATATTAGATCAACTGTTGGTACATATACTGAAATATATACTTTTTTAAGACTACTTTTTTCAAGGATAGGTAAACCCTTTGTTGGTTATTCTGACGTTTTTTCTTTCAATCATCCCCAAGGAAAGTGTGAGGTTTGTGATGGCTTGGGGTTTACAAAAGAAATTAATTTGCATTATCTAGTCGACTTCAACCAATCTTTGAATGAGGATCCAATTAATTTCCCAACTTTTGGTAATGGTGCATGGCGCTGGAAACGCTATGCTTATAGCGGTTTGTTTGATTTAAATAAAAAAATCAAGGACTATTCACCAGAAGAACTCAACTTATTTCTTTATGTCCCTCAACAAAAGTTAACATCACCTCCTGAAAAATGGCCTAAAACTGCATTATACGAAGGGTTATTACCTAGAATCAAAAGAAGTATCATAAATACCTCTGAAGGGAAACGTCACAAAAAGCAACTTGAGAATTTTGTCGTAACTGAAGTATGTTCCGCTTGCAATGGTTCAAGGCTTAATGAAAAGTCACTTAGTTGCAAGATTGAAAAGCAAAGTATTAGTGACTTAGTTTCCATGCCGATTGACGAATTAATACTTTTCATAAAAAGTATTAATAGTACATTGGTTGAAGATGTGATTGCACAAATTATTAAGCGTTTAGAAGCATTAATTACAATTGGTTTAGGTTATCTGAACTTGGCAAGAAGTACTGACACATTGTCAGGTGGTGAAGCACAAAGAATTAGAATTGCTAAACATATTACAAGTTCCTTGAACGATGTCATGTATGTTTTAGATGAACCAAGTTCGGGACTACACCCTAAAGACATTGAACGAATCTATAATTGTTTAAATATTTTAAAAAAACAAGGTAATACGATTATTTTAGTTGAACATAATCCCTTACTAATTGAAAAAGCTGATTATATTATTGATGTTGGCCCCGGACCCGGTGAGGCTGGCGGCCAAATTCAATTTGCCGGAACATATGATGATTTTAAACATGCAGATACCATTACAAGTTCTGCGTTGCGTGAAAAGCAAAATGAACAAATTGAACCCCAGACATTTAACAACTGGTTTTCGGTACAAAACCAAAACATGAATACATTAACAAACATCTCTGTGAAGTTCCCTTTAAATTCATTAACTGTACTTTGCGGTGTAGCTGGTTCTGGAAAGACCTCACTTGCAAAGATTATTAGGTTAGAGCTTGAAAAAGAAAACGTTGACGTTATTAATATTTCACAAAAAAATATTGGTATCAGTCTTAGGTCAACACCCATGACATATTTAGATATTTTTAATGATATTAGAAAATTATTTGCTAAAGCAAACAAAGTCAGCGCAGCGCTATTCAGCTATAATTCAAAAGGGGCCTGCCCAAACTGCAATGGTAAAGGTGTTATAGTAAATGATATGTACTTTATGGATGACGTTGTATCAGAATGTGAATTATGTCACGGTACTCGCTATGCCAGTGAGATTCTACAGTATAAATACAATAAAAAAACAATAGTTGATGTGTTATCGATGACAGTTAGCCAAGCACTGAGCTTTTTTGATGGAGAGCCTAAAATCTCCGTTGGTTTACAGGCTATTTATGATGTTGGTCTTGGATATTTGAAATTGAATCAATCTCTGAAAACATTATCTGGCGGAGAATTACAGCGGATCAAACTCTCAAGCTTTTTACAAAAAAAGGGCAGTGTCTATATGATTGATGAACCTACGAATGGATTGCATTTAAGAGATATTGATCGGCTATTACAGCTTTTTGCTAAATTAATTGAAAACGGAAATACTGTTGTTATTATTGAACACAGTCTTAAAGTCATTCGCAGGGCTGACTGGTTAATTGAGATGGGACCTGAGGGAGGAAAGAACGGAGGTAAGGTCATGTTCTCTGGTACTTATAAGGAATTAAAAAATTCAAAAGATTCAATTACAAGACCTTATTTATAA
- a CDS encoding sugar O-acetyltransferase: protein MNERELMIAGELYNSSDAELVQMRMKAKQWTYLYNEVIPVDQGPERSKLLNSMIDCPTQDAYIEVPVRMDYASNLHIGSHFYANYDCIFLDVAPIRIGNQVMLSPRVSLYTAGHPIDADVRNKQLEYGHQITIGNNVWIGGNTVVCPGVKIGNNVVIGAGSIVTKDIPDNTVAAGNPARTIRRITNEDKIYWENKQKEYLKRGTDK, encoded by the coding sequence TTGAACGAACGAGAGTTAATGATCGCAGGAGAATTATATAATTCAAGCGACGCGGAATTGGTGCAGATGAGGATGAAAGCAAAACAATGGACTTATCTATATAATGAAGTTATACCAGTCGATCAAGGTCCAGAGCGTAGCAAGTTACTTAATTCAATGATTGATTGTCCAACACAAGATGCTTACATTGAGGTACCGGTAAGAATGGACTATGCTTCAAATTTGCATATTGGAAGCCACTTTTATGCAAACTATGATTGCATATTTTTGGATGTTGCACCAATTAGGATTGGTAATCAGGTTATGCTAAGCCCGAGGGTTTCACTCTATACTGCTGGTCATCCAATAGATGCAGATGTACGAAACAAACAACTTGAATATGGACATCAAATTACGATTGGTAATAATGTCTGGATTGGTGGAAATACAGTAGTTTGTCCAGGTGTTAAAATTGGTAATAATGTTGTCATTGGTGCGGGTTCAATTGTGACAAAAGACATTCCTGATAATACTGTTGCTGCGGGAAATCCTGCAAGAACAATTCGCAGGATTACTAATGAGGATAAAATTTATTGGGAAAATAAACAAAAGGAATATTTAAAGAGAGGGACAGATAAGTAA
- a CDS encoding helix-turn-helix domain-containing protein — translation MDDSVLQSSLLSSPNWQINLQNENLSKSTTAAYEALKKHFIAIHDLIHCQTNDVIRMKILSHFFMVLAILAESFTTPMIEQDINPNSLLVDTVMNVINEDYSRQITGTMIASQFHVSLTTLNQQFGYTVQMSVNKYIRLVRLLNARRLLLETNKAVGYIAGECGFASDKTFYRNFKAWKGVTPSAYRRKYAQYHKNDTRYF, via the coding sequence GTGGATGATAGTGTCCTGCAATCATCATTATTAAGTAGTCCCAATTGGCAGATTAATTTGCAAAATGAAAATTTGTCAAAATCAACTACTGCTGCATATGAAGCCTTGAAAAAGCATTTTATAGCAATTCATGATCTTATCCATTGCCAGACAAATGACGTTATAAGAATGAAAATTTTAAGTCATTTTTTCATGGTATTGGCAATATTAGCTGAATCTTTTACAACTCCTATGATTGAACAAGATATTAATCCAAATTCTTTGTTGGTTGATACAGTTATGAATGTAATTAATGAGGACTATTCACGACAAATAACGGGAACTATGATTGCTTCACAATTTCATGTTTCATTGACAACACTTAATCAACAATTTGGCTATACTGTACAAATGTCTGTAAATAAATATATTCGCTTAGTTAGGTTGTTAAATGCCAGACGTTTACTTCTGGAAACAAATAAAGCAGTTGGTTATATTGCTGGCGAATGTGGCTTTGCAAGTGATAAAACATTTTATCGAAATTTTAAAGCATGGAAAGGAGTAACACCTAGTGCTTATCGTAGAAAATATGCTCAATACCATAAAAATGATACTAGGTACTTTTAA
- a CDS encoding cupin domain-containing protein has product MTIQYENVQFTPRLPFKYYEHDATKGVNVPPHWHHGIEINYLVTGTALKFVTDGVTKEYHPGDI; this is encoded by the coding sequence TTGACTATTCAATATGAGAACGTTCAATTTACACCTAGACTGCCATTTAAATACTATGAACATGATGCAACAAAAGGTGTTAATGTTCCTCCTCACTGGCATCATGGAATTGAAATAAACTATTTGGTGACTGGCACTGCATTAAAGTTTGTAACAGATGGGGTTACAAAAGAATATCATCCAGGTGATATATAG
- a CDS encoding Cof-type HAD-IIB family hydrolase, whose translation MSIKLVAIDIDDTLLNSKGELLSSTINAVKSVMEHNIKVVLCTGRPLAGVKNYLNDLGIEGNEQYVITYNGAVIESVAGHIINTRLVDNAHYRSLTDFGQKHDIPFNVLDNMSTIYTANQNVNRMTVIQAWENNAGILIRTPTEMPADFEIAKGLFVGEKDLLDKVEPLIVQTFAKELYIVRSSINFLEVMNLSVNKGQALKDISSILNINADEVMAIGDEKNDIPMFNFAGLAVAMKNGSELAKKHADYITDTNDSDGLAKALQKSILNKIK comes from the coding sequence ATGTCTATCAAATTAGTCGCCATTGATATAGATGATACATTACTAAATTCAAAGGGAGAATTGCTATCTAGTACAATCAATGCTGTTAAGAGTGTAATGGAACATAACATCAAAGTGGTTCTGTGTACAGGAAGACCATTAGCAGGAGTTAAGAATTATCTTAACGATTTGGGGATTGAAGGTAATGAGCAATATGTTATCACATATAATGGGGCGGTAATCGAGTCAGTAGCCGGTCATATCATTAATACTAGACTTGTTGACAATGCCCATTACCGTTCATTAACTGATTTTGGTCAAAAACACGATATTCCTTTTAATGTTCTTGATAATATGAGTACAATCTATACAGCCAATCAAAATGTAAATAGGATGACAGTTATACAAGCGTGGGAAAATAATGCAGGAATCCTTATACGAACTCCCACAGAAATGCCAGCGGATTTTGAAATTGCTAAAGGGCTTTTTGTCGGCGAAAAAGATTTATTAGATAAAGTTGAACCATTAATTGTACAAACTTTCGCTAAAGAACTTTATATCGTGCGTTCAAGCATAAATTTTCTTGAAGTAATGAATCTCTCTGTCAACAAAGGGCAAGCTTTAAAAGATATTTCGTCAATTCTAAATATAAATGCAGATGAAGTAATGGCTATTGGGGATGAAAAAAATGATATTCCCATGTTTAACTTTGCTGGATTAGCTGTTGCAATGAAAAATGGTTCTGAGTTAGCTAAAAAACATGCAGACTATATTACTGATACAAATGACTCTGATGGTTTAGCAAAGGCTCTTCAAAAGTCTATCTTAAATAAGATCAAATAA
- a CDS encoding DJ-1/PfpI family protein, with product MKKILLLLADGFESYEASVFTDVFGWNLYEGNRQTELFSVGLHDTLKCTWGYSCVPNYQLSEINLDDYDALAIPGGFEEADFYADAFDEQFLNVIRYFDSRNKPIAAICVAALSLGKSGVLKGRSATTYYYPNNPRQKQLEDFGAIVLKKKSIVVDRNIITSSSPATALDVAFWLLEQLTTTQNLINIKTRMGFLAPDSDE from the coding sequence TTGAAAAAAATTTTGTTATTGTTAGCCGATGGTTTTGAATCTTATGAAGCAAGTGTTTTTACTGATGTTTTTGGATGGAACTTATATGAAGGAAATCGTCAGACCGAATTATTCTCTGTTGGGTTACATGACACCTTAAAGTGTACTTGGGGTTATTCTTGCGTACCAAATTATCAATTATCTGAAATTAACTTAGATGATTACGATGCACTTGCAATTCCAGGGGGCTTTGAAGAAGCTGACTTTTATGCTGATGCCTTTGATGAACAATTTTTAAATGTAATTCGCTACTTTGACTCTAGGAATAAGCCGATTGCAGCAATTTGTGTTGCAGCTCTTTCGCTTGGAAAAAGTGGTGTTTTGAAGGGAAGAAGTGCTACAACATATTATTATCCAAATAATCCTAGACAAAAACAGCTTGAGGACTTTGGAGCAATAGTACTTAAGAAAAAAAGTATTGTAGTTGATAGAAATATTATAACTTCTTCTTCTCCTGCAACTGCTTTAGATGTAGCTTTCTGGCTATTAGAGCAACTTACCACCACACAGAACTTAATTAATATAAAAACAAGAATGGGGTTTCTAGCCCCAGACTCTGATGAGTAG
- a CDS encoding metal-dependent hydrolase family protein — protein sequence MATKTFFNFNLFDGLHNLTQKSAWFKVDTLTGKIISLGTSNPEKSNIMVDLKQKYVMPGLINVHTHISGDPDSFDGNFNRSEAEIAVEAYQNLQILLKSGVTYIRECGCAYDIDIKLKKSQKEGRISKIPSMITSGRALSMTGGHGDGPNVSYLTDSPDEVRKATRTAFRNGADCIKVMATGGVMSPGDFMNDPQLSIEEMRAAVVEAHHKRKTVAAHAEGNPGIKYAILAGVDSIEHGFYVNDEDIKLMLERGTYLTPTLLAETLIPKFGKNVLPDWELKKAADALDDTFVNLSAAFEKGIKFTCGTDAGSPFNGYDKTPFEFELLTKLGMTPFEAYQCSTINSAKLCQIDDEYGTLEAGKIADFIVLDSNPLEDVKAVQQLDKQVFQKAIRQY from the coding sequence ATGGCAACTAAAACTTTCTTTAACTTTAATCTATTTGATGGCTTACACAATCTAACCCAAAAATCTGCCTGGTTTAAAGTAGATACTCTCACTGGAAAAATTATATCTTTAGGAACTTCTAATCCTGAAAAAAGCAATATCATGGTTGATCTGAAACAAAAATATGTTATGCCAGGCTTAATTAATGTACATACACATATTAGTGGTGATCCAGACAGTTTCGATGGAAATTTTAACCGATCTGAGGCAGAAATTGCAGTTGAAGCCTACCAAAATCTACAAATATTATTGAAGTCAGGGGTTACTTATATCAGAGAATGTGGCTGCGCTTATGATATTGATATAAAGTTGAAAAAATCGCAAAAAGAGGGGCGAATAAGCAAAATTCCAAGCATGATTACATCTGGACGTGCGCTAAGTATGACAGGTGGTCATGGAGATGGTCCAAACGTGTCTTATTTAACAGATTCGCCAGATGAAGTTAGAAAAGCAACCAGAACAGCTTTTCGTAATGGAGCAGATTGTATAAAAGTTATGGCTACCGGTGGTGTTATGTCACCAGGTGACTTTATGAACGATCCTCAATTGTCAATTGAAGAAATGCGTGCTGCGGTTGTTGAAGCCCATCATAAAAGAAAGACTGTCGCCGCTCATGCTGAAGGAAATCCTGGAATTAAGTATGCTATTTTGGCAGGAGTTGACTCAATCGAACATGGTTTTTATGTTAATGATGAAGATATAAAGTTAATGTTAGAGAGAGGAACGTACTTAACACCAACTCTTTTGGCAGAGACATTAATTCCAAAATTTGGTAAGAATGTATTACCTGATTGGGAATTAAAGAAGGCAGCGGATGCACTAGATGACACTTTTGTGAATCTTAGTGCGGCATTTGAAAAAGGAATTAAATTCACTTGTGGTACAGATGCAGGTAGCCCATTCAATGGTTATGATAAAACTCCATTTGAATTCGAACTATTAACCAAATTAGGTATGACTCCATTTGAAGCCTATCAATGTTCAACAATTAACTCTGCTAAGTTATGCCAGATAGATGATGAATATGGTACGTTGGAAGCGGGAAAGATTGCAGATTTTATTGTCTTAGATTCAAATCCATTAGAAGACGTTAAAGCTGTACAGCAACTAGATAAGCAAGTATTTCAAAAAGCAATTAGACAGTATTAA
- a CDS encoding TfoX/Sxy family protein, whose translation MASSEEFMQYVVDQLNSAGTITYRKMFGEYGLYCNGKFFALVCDNQLFIKVTKEGQTVSASLKKAPPYEGAKPWFLISELDDKEFLYHLTTVTCEALPFQKSKKKS comes from the coding sequence ATGGCTTCAAGTGAAGAATTTATGCAGTATGTTGTGGATCAGCTTAATAGTGCGGGCACAATCACTTATAGAAAAATGTTTGGGGAGTATGGACTTTACTGCAATGGAAAATTTTTTGCGCTTGTCTGTGACAACCAACTTTTTATCAAAGTTACTAAAGAGGGGCAAACAGTATCGGCGAGTCTAAAAAAAGCACCTCCATATGAGGGTGCCAAGCCCTGGTTTTTAATTTCAGAACTTGATGACAAAGAATTTCTTTATCATCTTACAACTGTGACATGTGAGGCTTTACCTTTTCAGAAATCTAAAAAGAAATCCTAA